In Pseudomonas sp. ADAK18, a single window of DNA contains:
- a CDS encoding RidA family protein: MKTLFAGLLMTATTLAAHADEIKRVPLPNSNFPISLAVSVPPQTELLFVSGLLADLHDPKAPKDSFAAYGDTATQTTSILKKLTSVLKSQGLDLGDVVQLRVFLVGDPSKGGKLDFSGLQEGYTPFFGSAEQPKKPARTAVQVVALPLPGGLVEIEAVAARKR, from the coding sequence ATGAAAACCTTATTCGCAGGATTGCTGATGACCGCCACCACCCTCGCCGCCCACGCTGATGAGATCAAGCGCGTGCCGCTGCCCAACTCCAACTTCCCGATCTCCCTGGCGGTTTCGGTGCCGCCGCAAACCGAGCTGCTGTTTGTCAGTGGTTTGCTGGCTGACTTGCACGATCCGAAAGCCCCCAAGGACTCGTTCGCCGCCTATGGCGATACCGCGACCCAAACCACGTCGATCCTCAAAAAACTCACAAGCGTGCTGAAAAGCCAGGGCCTGGATTTGGGTGACGTGGTGCAACTGCGGGTATTCCTGGTGGGCGACCCGAGCAAGGGCGGCAAGCTCGATTTCTCCGGTTTGCAGGAAGGCTACACACCCTTCTTCGGCAGCGCCGAGCAACCGAAAAAGCCAGCCCGCACCGCCGTTCAAGTGGTTGCGCTGCCGCTGCCCGGTGGGCTGGTGGAAATCGAGGCCGTTGCCGCGCGCAAGCGGTGA
- a CDS encoding FAD-dependent oxidoreductase, whose product MAFTRRELISRIAAVGGYSAAVSALGALGLTPQAVASSFTPLQLGSTGKGKNVVVVGAGISGLVSAYELRKAGFNVTILEARDRVGGRNWTLRRGSKVDFDDGVSQTVDFDDGQFFNAGPARIPSHHQTLLGYCRELGVELQVLVNSSRNALALPNTQQPAFQLRQAVNDTRGQLSELLARTVSRKALDQDLNVDDRKALLNFLKVYGDLNSDLQYKGSVRSGYTRIPGAGDQTGVTRAPLALQTLLNPKLWGALVFDEIPEFSSTMFQPVGGMDRIPYAFYEHLKDAVRFNAEVSDIQTGELGSRITYRDRISGKTQTLSADYAIVTVPLPLLAKLPSNFTTPFKQAIQTAQSDQANKVAWQSPRFWESDFNIYGGLSYLDHEVKGLWYPSDRLNSAQGILVAAYNTSESAVAFSKKSLAEQFASSRQAVELLHPGHSAKLQKPVAINWAKVSFSKGPWIVNDEVGESAYRILNEPQGRTYLASDALAHGGVGIWQNSAADSARRIVSLIGRHAERQQPGVAA is encoded by the coding sequence ATGGCTTTTACCCGCAGGGAATTGATTTCCCGTATTGCCGCCGTGGGCGGCTATTCCGCCGCCGTCAGCGCCCTCGGTGCATTGGGGTTGACGCCCCAGGCCGTGGCGTCGAGCTTCACCCCGCTGCAATTGGGCAGCACCGGCAAAGGCAAAAACGTGGTGGTGGTCGGCGCCGGGATTTCCGGACTGGTCAGCGCCTATGAGCTACGCAAAGCCGGTTTCAACGTGACCATCCTGGAAGCTCGTGATCGCGTCGGTGGCCGCAACTGGACCCTGCGCCGTGGCAGTAAAGTCGACTTCGACGACGGCGTCAGCCAAACCGTCGACTTCGATGACGGGCAGTTCTTCAACGCCGGCCCCGCGCGTATTCCCAGCCATCACCAGACTCTCCTCGGCTACTGCCGCGAGCTGGGCGTGGAGCTGCAAGTGTTGGTCAACAGCAGCCGCAACGCCTTGGCCCTGCCGAATACACAGCAACCGGCGTTTCAGTTGCGCCAGGCGGTCAACGATACCCGCGGGCAGCTCTCGGAACTGCTGGCACGCACCGTCAGCCGCAAGGCCCTGGATCAGGATTTGAACGTTGACGACCGCAAGGCGCTGCTCAATTTCCTCAAGGTGTATGGCGACCTCAACAGCGACCTGCAATACAAGGGCTCGGTGCGCTCCGGCTACACCCGCATCCCTGGTGCCGGCGATCAAACCGGGGTAACCCGGGCACCGCTGGCGCTGCAAACCTTGCTCAATCCCAAACTGTGGGGCGCGCTGGTGTTCGATGAAATCCCGGAGTTTTCATCGACCATGTTCCAACCGGTGGGCGGCATGGACCGCATTCCCTACGCCTTCTACGAACACCTCAAGGATGCCGTGCGCTTCAACGCCGAAGTCAGCGATATCCAGACGGGCGAGCTTGGCAGCCGCATCACCTACCGCGACCGTATCAGCGGCAAAACCCAGACCCTGAGCGCCGACTACGCCATCGTCACCGTACCCTTGCCGTTGCTGGCCAAGCTGCCGAGCAACTTCACCACCCCGTTCAAGCAGGCGATCCAGACCGCACAGAGCGACCAGGCCAACAAGGTGGCCTGGCAGTCACCGCGCTTCTGGGAAAGCGACTTCAACATCTACGGCGGCCTGTCGTACCTCGACCATGAAGTCAAAGGCCTGTGGTACCCCAGTGACCGACTCAACAGCGCCCAGGGGATTCTGGTGGCGGCCTACAACACCAGCGAGTCCGCCGTGGCCTTCAGCAAAAAATCCCTTGCCGAACAGTTCGCCTCCTCACGCCAGGCCGTGGAACTGCTGCACCCCGGCCACAGCGCCAAGCTGCAAAAACCGGTGGCCATCAACTGGGCAAAAGTCAGCTTCAGCAAAGGTCCCTGGATCGTCAACGACGAGGTGGGCGAAAGCGCCTATCGCATTCTCAACGAGCCCCAGGGCCGTACGTACCTGGCCAGCGACGCCCTCGCCCATGGCGGTGTCGGCATCTGGCAGAACAGCGCCGCCGATTCGGCACGGCGCATCGTCTCGCTGATCGGTCGCCATGCCGAACGCCAACAACCGGGCGTTGCTGCCTGA
- a CDS encoding TonB-dependent receptor, whose translation MSHTLVPNRLTLAVSLALFGLSAHADDTALPVVNVTAEHRSEDLQKTPLAISAFDEKALEDKQIKSVRDLAGQVPNLSLSRQSISYSSQTYGIRGIGETDPIQESAVAVYADDLYIPRAISSMLDFNDVERVEVLRGPQGTLYGRNSSAGAIRVITRDPTQETRGFLELGAGNYNAQNGRLLISGPLVDNALFGSFSAIRLTRDGTVSDPTRGKDVNNVDIQSYRGKLRYNPVDSPWDVQLTLAGTFDRGDTTSYTPFDANGHFDKFKSYSSLNPKNRLDQGSSVLRAIYAIDDHLNFKSVSAWSAFHQPVDYDNSGQAALIQNNLILYQQNYATQEFQLNGDYDDFSFSTGLYLYREKFDADRDNLTYSVARNQVIGQGQYSTTNTESYALYGQGTYKLTAQLSLIAGLRFTREHKNFDFTNYAITTDRQITGTNFSAESSKSWQSTSPKIGFEYAWTPYLNQYAYVAKGFKAGGYDNRAPTRAAAEQAFSPEDVTTWETGLKGDFFDQRLRANVALFYNDYKDLQTNAYDPALGVSLRTNVGQAHTYGVEVETLTALSRDLQLTANLGYLQSQYDDFQNAAGAGVDANGKQLVFSPRWNASVGLNYTVPIGLPGTLLAGTDAQFQTKSYANALNDDIQEIPTQTFWNAHTSYLSGDGHWTTTLSVKNLLDRAYPQSVGYVPSSGARYYSINDPRTLLLSVRYDL comes from the coding sequence ATGAGTCACACCCTCGTACCCAATCGCCTGACACTGGCCGTTTCCCTTGCGCTGTTTGGCCTTTCGGCCCACGCCGACGACACCGCCCTGCCCGTGGTCAACGTCACCGCCGAGCACCGCAGCGAAGACCTGCAAAAAACCCCACTGGCGATTTCCGCGTTCGACGAAAAGGCCCTGGAAGACAAGCAGATCAAAAGTGTGCGCGACCTTGCCGGCCAGGTGCCAAACCTGTCCCTGAGCCGCCAGTCGATCTCCTACAGCTCCCAGACCTACGGGATTCGCGGCATCGGCGAAACCGACCCGATCCAGGAATCCGCGGTGGCGGTGTATGCCGATGACCTGTACATCCCCCGCGCCATTTCCTCGATGCTCGATTTCAACGATGTCGAACGCGTCGAAGTCCTGCGTGGACCTCAAGGCACGTTGTACGGACGCAACAGCAGCGCCGGCGCGATCCGTGTGATCACCCGCGATCCGACCCAGGAAACCCGTGGTTTCCTGGAGTTGGGCGCCGGCAACTACAACGCGCAGAACGGCCGGCTGCTGATCAGCGGGCCGCTGGTGGACAACGCGCTGTTCGGCAGCTTTTCGGCCATTCGCCTCACCCGCGATGGCACCGTTTCCGATCCGACCCGGGGCAAGGACGTGAACAACGTCGACATCCAGTCCTATCGCGGCAAGCTGCGCTACAACCCCGTGGACTCACCGTGGGATGTACAACTGACCCTGGCCGGCACCTTCGACCGGGGCGACACCACCAGCTATACCCCGTTTGATGCCAACGGCCACTTCGACAAGTTCAAGAGCTACAGCAGCCTCAACCCGAAAAACCGCCTCGATCAAGGCAGCTCGGTGCTGCGGGCGATCTACGCCATCGACGATCACCTGAATTTCAAGTCGGTCAGCGCCTGGTCGGCCTTCCATCAGCCGGTGGACTATGACAACTCCGGGCAAGCCGCGCTGATCCAGAACAACCTGATTCTTTACCAACAGAACTACGCCACCCAGGAGTTCCAGCTCAACGGCGACTACGACGATTTCAGTTTCAGCACCGGCCTGTACCTGTACCGCGAGAAGTTCGACGCCGACCGCGACAACCTCACGTATTCCGTCGCGCGCAACCAGGTGATCGGCCAAGGCCAATACAGCACCACCAACACCGAAAGCTACGCCTTGTATGGCCAGGGCACCTACAAACTGACCGCACAATTGTCGCTGATCGCCGGGCTGCGCTTTACCCGCGAGCACAAGAATTTCGACTTCACCAACTACGCGATCACCACCGACCGGCAAATCACCGGCACCAACTTCAGCGCCGAATCGAGCAAGTCCTGGCAGTCCACCAGCCCGAAAATCGGCTTCGAATACGCCTGGACCCCATACCTGAATCAATACGCCTACGTCGCCAAGGGCTTCAAGGCCGGCGGCTACGACAACCGCGCCCCCACCCGCGCCGCGGCCGAACAGGCGTTCTCCCCGGAAGACGTAACCACCTGGGAAACCGGGCTCAAGGGCGACTTCTTCGACCAGCGCCTGCGGGCCAATGTCGCGCTGTTCTACAACGACTACAAAGACCTGCAAACCAACGCCTATGACCCGGCGCTGGGGGTCAGCCTGCGCACCAATGTCGGCCAGGCCCACACGTATGGCGTCGAAGTGGAAACCCTCACCGCCCTGAGCCGCGACCTGCAACTGACGGCCAATCTCGGCTACTTGCAAAGCCAGTACGACGACTTTCAGAACGCCGCCGGCGCCGGGGTGGATGCCAACGGCAAACAGCTGGTGTTTTCACCGCGCTGGAACGCCAGTGTCGGCCTCAACTACACCGTGCCCATCGGGCTGCCCGGCACCTTGCTGGCAGGCACCGATGCGCAGTTCCAGACCAAGTCCTACGCCAATGCGCTGAACGACGATATCCAGGAAATTCCTACCCAGACCTTCTGGAACGCTCACACCAGCTACCTCTCCGGCGACGGCCACTGGACCACCACGCTGTCGGTGAAAAACCTGCTGGACCGCGCCTACCCGCAATCGGTGGGCTATGTGCCTTCCAGCGGTGCGCGCTACTACTCGATCAACGACCCGCGAACCCTCTTGTTATCCGTGCGCTACGACCTCTAA
- a CDS encoding D-isomer specific 2-hydroxyacid dehydrogenase family protein: MSQVIIASQLDDDFNEVIRQRLALTHPDAEVIGVPTGVPSDLPAQANILLARPINVRGYQAPDTPPPGWPYGVQWIQVVSSGIDFYPKWLFNGPPVSTSRGSAAENIAEFALAALFAAAKHLPDIWVHDSQWQFTALKPLKGTTLGILGFGAIGRSLAQKAHGLGIKVVALRQSQIPFEVDGVEAARDIHDLFARSDHLVLAAPLTEATRHLVDRQVLASAKPGLHLINIARGGLLDHEALLEALDNGSVGLASLDVTEPEPLPDGHALYGHPRVRLSPHTSAISTHSRYDIADSFLGNLERYLEGLPLENLANTQHGY; the protein is encoded by the coding sequence ATGAGCCAGGTGATTATCGCCAGCCAGTTAGACGACGATTTCAACGAGGTCATCCGCCAACGCCTGGCCCTGACCCATCCCGATGCCGAGGTCATCGGCGTACCGACGGGCGTGCCCAGCGACCTGCCGGCCCAGGCCAATATCCTGCTGGCGCGACCCATCAATGTGCGCGGTTATCAAGCGCCGGACACGCCGCCACCGGGCTGGCCGTATGGGGTGCAGTGGATTCAGGTGGTGTCCTCGGGCATCGACTTTTACCCCAAATGGCTGTTCAACGGCCCGCCGGTGAGTACGTCACGAGGCAGCGCCGCCGAGAACATCGCCGAGTTCGCCCTGGCCGCCCTTTTCGCTGCGGCCAAGCATTTGCCGGATATCTGGGTGCATGACTCGCAGTGGCAGTTCACCGCGCTGAAGCCACTTAAGGGCACGACCCTGGGGATACTGGGCTTTGGTGCGATTGGCCGCAGCCTCGCGCAAAAGGCCCATGGCCTGGGGATCAAGGTCGTCGCGTTGCGTCAGAGCCAGATACCGTTCGAGGTGGACGGGGTTGAAGCTGCGCGGGATATCCATGACCTGTTTGCCCGCTCCGATCACCTGGTGCTGGCCGCGCCATTGACCGAGGCGACACGCCATCTGGTGGATCGCCAAGTGTTGGCCAGCGCCAAGCCGGGCCTGCACCTGATCAACATCGCGCGGGGTGGGTTGCTGGATCATGAGGCGCTGCTGGAGGCCTTGGACAACGGCAGCGTGGGCCTGGCCTCGCTCGATGTGACGGAGCCGGAGCCGTTGCCGGATGGGCATGCGTTGTATGGGCATCCAAGGGTGAGGCTGTCGCCGCATACGTCGGCGATTTCAACCCATAGCCGGTATGACATTGCGGATAGTTTTCTGGGCAATCTGGAACGCTATCTCGAGGGTTTACCGCTGGAAAACCTGGCCAATACCCAGCACGGTTATTAA
- a CDS encoding acyl-CoA dehydrogenase family protein, which translates to MSLSSQQPPLLRSVEVANFEALLERLSAQLAATAHIVDESGAFPHDNFKLLHAHGLVALTVPKALGGGGANLAQARKAISAIAKAEPSTALILVMQYLQHTRLQDSKSWPPSLRVKVAEDAVRNGALINALRVEPDLGTPARGGLPATIARRTCAGWRISGRKIYSTGSHGLTWFSVWARSSDEDPLVGAWLVPKDSPGISIIDTWDHLGMRATCSHEVVFDNVLVPLDHAVSVSPWSAPQAELDGDGFLWMSVLLSSVYDAVAQAARDWLVDWLEQRKPSNLGAALSTLPRFQETVGHIDTLLFANRSLLDAAAEGHTPAANAAQLKFLVTGNAIRAVELAIEASGNPGLSRHSPLQRHYRDVLCSRVHTPQNDAVLQGVGKAVFAQRQKERT; encoded by the coding sequence ATGAGCCTTTCCTCTCAACAACCGCCGCTTCTGCGCTCCGTGGAAGTGGCCAATTTCGAAGCCTTGCTGGAACGCCTCAGCGCCCAGCTCGCCGCCACTGCACACATCGTTGACGAAAGCGGCGCCTTCCCCCACGATAATTTCAAACTGCTGCACGCGCACGGTCTGGTGGCATTGACCGTGCCCAAGGCCCTCGGTGGTGGCGGTGCCAATCTGGCCCAGGCACGCAAGGCCATCAGCGCGATCGCCAAGGCCGAACCGTCCACCGCGTTGATCCTGGTGATGCAGTACCTGCAACACACGCGTCTGCAAGACAGCAAAAGCTGGCCTCCGTCACTGCGGGTAAAAGTCGCCGAAGATGCGGTGCGCAACGGCGCGCTGATCAACGCCCTGAGGGTTGAGCCAGACCTCGGAACGCCAGCCCGTGGCGGCCTGCCGGCGACCATCGCCCGGCGCACCTGCGCCGGTTGGCGGATCAGCGGGCGCAAGATCTACTCCACCGGCAGCCATGGCCTGACCTGGTTCAGCGTCTGGGCCCGCAGCAGTGATGAAGACCCGCTGGTAGGCGCCTGGCTGGTGCCCAAGGACAGCCCCGGCATCAGCATCATCGACACCTGGGATCACCTGGGCATGCGCGCCACCTGCAGCCATGAAGTGGTGTTCGACAACGTGCTGGTGCCCCTGGATCACGCCGTCAGCGTCAGCCCCTGGAGCGCGCCGCAGGCAGAGCTGGATGGCGATGGTTTCCTGTGGATGTCGGTGCTGCTGTCGTCGGTCTACGACGCCGTGGCGCAGGCCGCGCGGGACTGGCTGGTGGACTGGCTGGAACAACGCAAGCCGTCCAACCTCGGCGCGGCACTGTCGACCCTGCCGCGCTTTCAGGAAACCGTTGGCCATATCGACACCCTGTTGTTCGCCAACCGCAGCCTGCTGGACGCAGCGGCCGAGGGGCATACGCCGGCTGCCAACGCCGCGCAGTTGAAATTCCTGGTAACCGGCAACGCCATCCGCGCCGTCGAGCTGGCCATCGAGGCCTCGGGTAATCCCGGCTTGTCGCGCCATAGCCCGCTGCAACGGCATTACCGCGACGTGCTGTGCAGCCGGGTACATACCCCGCAGAACGACGCGGTGCTGCAAGGCGTCGGCAAGGCCGTCTTCGCCCAACGCCAAAAGGAGCGCACATGA